From Schaalia sp. ZJ405, one genomic window encodes:
- a CDS encoding exonuclease domain-containing protein: MTFHASAVPSRADSACSPDTRASGAARVPTFPKPVFPEGFQPGFPGIGTNSQAGQWVILDIETTGLGIDCAITEIGAVHVVGAQEQDSFHSLVNPGVAIPAVITRLTGITDATVASAPPIEDVLPAFVTWLSSLIDEDEPASASPLTLVAHNAPFDMGFLTRAARQLGVTWPALPVVDTLALARTFLPRPTVTNHRLVTLAAFFSTTADPEHRALGDARVTAQILDALVDIAGEAGVTAMEDLALLSTLSTAEQRRMRAQR; encoded by the coding sequence ATGACGTTTCACGCCTCCGCGGTGCCTTCACGTGCCGATTCGGCCTGTTCACCGGACACTCGTGCGTCCGGTGCTGCACGGGTGCCCACGTTCCCAAAACCTGTTTTCCCCGAGGGTTTCCAGCCCGGATTCCCCGGCATAGGCACGAATAGTCAGGCTGGTCAGTGGGTTATTCTCGACATTGAAACCACCGGTTTGGGCATCGATTGCGCGATCACGGAAATTGGGGCTGTCCACGTTGTGGGCGCTCAGGAACAGGATTCCTTTCATTCCCTGGTCAATCCGGGAGTTGCGATTCCCGCCGTTATCACTCGCCTGACGGGAATCACCGACGCTACCGTGGCATCTGCACCCCCGATCGAGGATGTCCTTCCGGCCTTTGTCACCTGGCTCAGTTCTCTCATTGACGAGGATGAGCCCGCCAGCGCTTCACCGTTGACTCTTGTTGCCCACAATGCCCCTTTCGATATGGGTTTCCTGACGCGAGCAGCCAGGCAGCTTGGCGTGACGTGGCCAGCTCTCCCGGTCGTTGACACTCTGGCCTTGGCCCGTACATTCCTTCCCAGACCCACCGTGACCAACCATCGGCTCGTCACTCTCGCTGCCTTTTTCTCAACGACGGCGGACCCAGAGCACCGAGCTCTTGGCGACGCACGCGTGACCGCTCAGATTCTTGATGCCCTGGTGGATATCGCCGGGGAAGCAGGAGTGACGGCGATGGAGGATCTTGCTTTGCTCTCCACACTCTCAACGGCTGAGCAGCGGCGGATGAGGGCGCAGCGGTAG
- a CDS encoding HRDC domain-containing protein encodes MRIDNRDGLPAGDTDDPVLIAAPRGGIPRVIDTPEALADAGEQLRGGRTPVALDVERAQGFRYGADPYLVQIRREDVGTFLVDTHALPDLTALQDGLNDVWLLHDAEQDLPNLRSTGLTLPSLFDTEMAARLTGLRRFGLVAVCEQVLGLTLLKDHQASDWSVRPLPTDWLRYAALDVELLTELYRRLSVTLHDRGRWEWALEEFAYIASRPVPAPKKDRWRTLPGAKKIRSRRLLEVLRQLWETRESIARDLNISPGLLVRNAALVQAASQPPRNRRSLLKIGEFRSPVARQYSEAWLRAINRGVNADEDQLPPLRAPEIPGAIPDARHWPRIDEDAAARLTAVRAAVAEVGDTLDLDPEVVCEPRVQRMIAWAPVEPSRDCEDVIDERMTISGARAWQIDLVRTPIAAALSSV; translated from the coding sequence ATGCGCATCGACAACCGCGACGGCCTCCCGGCGGGAGACACCGACGATCCGGTGCTCATCGCGGCGCCGCGCGGCGGGATCCCCCGTGTCATCGACACACCTGAGGCTCTTGCCGATGCTGGAGAACAGCTCAGGGGCGGCCGCACTCCCGTTGCCCTTGATGTCGAACGGGCCCAGGGGTTCCGCTACGGAGCCGACCCATATCTTGTGCAGATCCGCCGCGAAGATGTTGGAACATTCCTTGTGGACACCCACGCCTTGCCCGACCTCACTGCCCTGCAAGACGGACTCAACGACGTGTGGTTGCTTCACGATGCCGAACAGGATCTGCCGAATCTGCGTTCGACAGGTTTGACCCTGCCAAGCCTCTTTGACACGGAAATGGCCGCCAGGCTCACGGGTCTGCGGAGATTCGGACTTGTCGCCGTGTGCGAACAGGTCCTGGGACTCACGCTGCTCAAAGACCATCAGGCCTCCGACTGGTCGGTTCGTCCCCTCCCTACAGATTGGCTACGCTACGCGGCCCTTGACGTTGAACTCCTCACCGAACTCTACCGTCGTCTTTCCGTGACTCTCCACGATCGTGGTCGATGGGAATGGGCGCTCGAAGAGTTCGCCTACATTGCTTCGCGGCCCGTACCAGCACCAAAGAAAGACCGGTGGAGAACACTGCCTGGAGCGAAAAAAATTCGTTCGCGCAGGCTTCTGGAAGTTCTGCGGCAGCTGTGGGAAACCCGCGAGAGCATTGCCCGTGACCTCAATATTTCCCCCGGTCTCCTCGTGCGCAACGCTGCTCTCGTTCAGGCTGCCTCCCAGCCTCCCCGGAATCGGCGTTCCCTGCTAAAAATTGGCGAATTCCGCTCCCCCGTGGCTCGCCAGTACTCAGAGGCGTGGTTGCGTGCCATTAACCGCGGCGTTAACGCTGATGAGGATCAGCTTCCCCCTTTGCGCGCCCCTGAGATTCCCGGCGCGATTCCCGATGCTCGCCACTGGCCTCGAATTGACGAGGACGCGGCTGCTCGTCTCACCGCTGTGCGCGCGGCGGTGGCCGAGGTCGGTGACACCCTTGACCTGGATCCCGAAGTCGTATGTGAACCCCGTGTGCAGCGCATGATTGCCTGGGCACCTGTCGAGCCGTCGCGCGACTGCGAAGATGTCATTGATGAGCGAATGACGATCAGCGGCGCTCGCGCGTGGCAAATCGACCTCGTGCGCACACCGATTGCGGCTGCGCTTTCCTCAGTCTGA
- a CDS encoding class II 3-deoxy-7-phosphoheptulonate synthase, producing the protein MSSGRDANGGHAGPLRHGPEQLVSPTAGTAPWDTWRRHEALQQPTYPDVDALGRVTSQLRGQPPLVFAGEVDDLRQWLGAASRGDAFVLTGGDCAETFAESTADHLRLKIQTLLQMSVVLTYGASLPVVKIGRIAGQYAKPRSSDMETRDGVTLPSYRGDAVNSFEFTPQARAPKPERLMETYHHAASTLNLIRAFTKGGYADLRLVHHWNRGFTSNPAYARYESLAEEIHRAVKFMEAAGADFDSLREVDLYSSHEALLLEYESAMTRIDSRTGLPYDTSGHFLWVGERTRDIDGAHIELLARVRNPIGVKLGPTTSVEQMLALMERLNPDGEEGRLTFITRMGADKIGDALPPLLAAAKADGRPVTWMTDPMHGNTITSSNGYKTRRFETIMDEVKGFFEAHDDVGTVPGGIHVELTGDDVTEVIGGSEKLDEDGLRHRYETLVDPRLNHQQSLEMAFQVAQYLSRSHG; encoded by the coding sequence ATGAGTTCAGGCCGTGACGCAAATGGCGGCCATGCCGGTCCTTTGCGTCACGGCCCAGAACAGCTTGTTTCACCCACAGCGGGGACCGCTCCGTGGGATACGTGGCGTCGTCATGAGGCTCTTCAGCAGCCGACCTATCCCGATGTGGATGCACTGGGACGCGTGACGTCCCAGCTCAGAGGTCAACCGCCTCTAGTGTTCGCTGGCGAGGTCGATGATCTGCGCCAGTGGCTGGGCGCAGCCTCACGCGGTGATGCCTTCGTGCTGACCGGTGGCGACTGTGCGGAGACTTTCGCTGAGTCGACGGCCGATCACCTGCGGTTGAAGATTCAGACGCTGCTTCAGATGTCCGTTGTCTTGACGTACGGAGCATCGCTTCCCGTTGTCAAAATCGGACGTATCGCCGGTCAGTACGCCAAGCCCCGGTCTTCTGACATGGAGACGCGCGACGGTGTCACTCTGCCGTCATATCGGGGGGATGCGGTGAACTCCTTTGAGTTCACACCGCAGGCCCGCGCACCGAAACCGGAGCGCCTCATGGAGACATATCACCATGCGGCATCCACGCTGAATCTTATCCGCGCGTTCACGAAGGGCGGCTACGCTGACCTGCGTCTGGTTCACCACTGGAACCGTGGCTTTACATCGAATCCGGCGTATGCGCGCTACGAGTCCCTTGCGGAGGAAATCCACCGTGCCGTGAAGTTCATGGAGGCAGCCGGAGCTGACTTCGATTCGCTGCGTGAAGTCGATCTGTATTCATCCCATGAGGCTCTGCTGCTTGAGTATGAATCCGCGATGACCCGCATCGACTCGCGTACGGGTCTGCCCTATGACACCTCCGGGCATTTCCTCTGGGTGGGGGAGCGTACACGTGACATTGATGGCGCTCACATTGAGCTCCTTGCCCGCGTTCGCAATCCGATTGGTGTCAAGCTCGGGCCAACAACATCGGTTGAGCAGATGCTTGCTCTGATGGAGCGTCTCAATCCCGACGGCGAGGAAGGGCGTTTGACGTTCATTACTCGCATGGGAGCGGACAAGATCGGCGACGCTTTGCCCCCGTTGCTTGCTGCTGCAAAGGCTGATGGGCGGCCGGTGACGTGGATGACTGATCCAATGCACGGAAACACGATCACGTCGTCGAATGGATACAAGACCCGTCGTTTCGAGACGATCATGGACGAGGTCAAGGGATTCTTCGAGGCGCATGACGATGTGGGAACGGTTCCCGGTGGCATCCACGTGGAGCTCACAGGTGACGATGTCACCGAGGTGATTGGTGGGTCGGAGAAGCTTGACGAGGACGGCCTTCGGCATCGCTATGAGACCCTTGTCGATCCGCGTCTCAATCACCAGCAGTCCCTGGAAATGGCGTTCCAAGTCGCGCAGTATCTCAGCCGATCACACGGGTAG
- a CDS encoding alpha/beta hydrolase family protein produces the protein MSVTTTPYGEWSSPITGDSFTARFVTLSQVRVDGSDTYWVEGHPKEDGRGTLLRRRGTGETLEILPLIDSVRLPDVRTRVHEYGGKAYAVADGTIVFSDGFDNRVYRFDVNDTVRGIVPLTTLSKVRFGDFHIDEVRGLVYAVAEDHTDPSDIRNSLVAIPLDGSAGRNDSALVTVFDSSDFVSSPAISPDGTRLAWLSWNHPNMPWTQSTLHVASLDFEGHINHSCTIVDSPEVCVYEPRWTLDGDLIHVDDSTGWANLFRTEGFEWREGEDEDAWISRLRTRALHPGTQAFSHPHWRLGLHSFDNFDHDHLICSWAEQLTWHIGTVRLDNGMAEEWATGWWPIGNVASCEDRVVFLGDSAMHSPSIVEVKNGKTSIIRPSTEAEVPAELISTAEVMSWKTRDGEKSYGFYYAPRNPDFVAPTGDLPPLIVNVHSGPTFSSRPGLKVPFQYWTSRGFAVLDVNFRGSTGFGRAYRERLNGHWGQMDVQDCIDGAQYLIDRGLVDPQRIAIRGASAGGFTALNALASSDVFSAGTVFYAMTDLRRQAADTHKFERHYYSRLLGSDNVDDAVWADRSPINHIDSIKAPLFIMHGTNDHVVPVSQAQAMHDALVKRGNAVALKIYEGEGHSFHKADNIRDAWQSELAFYRQVWGMNTDNPTRFEIVNL, from the coding sequence ATGTCCGTGACAACCACCCCCTATGGTGAATGGAGCTCCCCGATCACTGGCGATTCCTTTACCGCACGTTTTGTCACGCTCTCGCAGGTTCGCGTTGACGGTTCGGACACGTACTGGGTGGAGGGCCACCCGAAGGAAGATGGGCGCGGCACACTCTTGCGGAGACGAGGAACCGGGGAAACCTTAGAAATTCTTCCCCTCATCGACTCCGTTCGCCTTCCCGACGTGCGCACCCGCGTCCACGAATACGGTGGCAAAGCCTACGCCGTTGCCGATGGCACGATTGTTTTCTCCGACGGATTCGACAACCGGGTTTACCGTTTCGACGTCAACGACACGGTCCGTGGAATCGTCCCCTTGACGACGCTGTCGAAAGTTCGCTTCGGAGACTTCCACATTGATGAAGTTCGCGGTCTGGTCTACGCCGTCGCCGAAGATCACACCGATCCGTCAGACATCCGTAATTCACTGGTCGCTATCCCCCTTGATGGGTCTGCGGGACGAAACGACTCCGCCCTCGTCACTGTTTTTGATTCCTCTGATTTCGTGTCTTCCCCCGCAATCTCCCCCGACGGCACTCGCCTGGCATGGCTGTCATGGAATCACCCCAACATGCCCTGGACCCAGTCCACATTGCACGTTGCTTCCCTTGATTTTGAGGGACATATCAACCATTCGTGCACAATCGTTGATTCCCCCGAAGTCTGCGTTTACGAGCCACGGTGGACTCTCGACGGCGACCTCATCCACGTTGACGACTCCACCGGGTGGGCGAATCTTTTCCGCACAGAAGGATTCGAATGGCGCGAGGGCGAAGACGAGGACGCCTGGATTTCCCGTCTGCGCACCCGAGCCCTCCACCCTGGAACTCAGGCATTTTCGCACCCCCACTGGCGCCTGGGACTGCACTCATTCGACAACTTCGATCACGACCACCTGATCTGTTCATGGGCGGAGCAACTCACCTGGCACATCGGCACGGTCCGCTTGGACAACGGCATGGCCGAAGAATGGGCAACCGGCTGGTGGCCCATCGGAAATGTCGCCTCCTGTGAGGACCGCGTTGTCTTCCTCGGGGACTCTGCGATGCATTCCCCAAGTATCGTCGAGGTGAAGAACGGGAAAACTTCAATTATTCGTCCATCAACCGAGGCAGAGGTTCCCGCCGAACTCATTTCAACCGCCGAGGTCATGTCATGGAAGACGCGCGACGGTGAGAAATCCTACGGCTTCTACTACGCTCCACGGAATCCCGATTTCGTTGCCCCAACAGGTGACCTGCCTCCGCTGATCGTCAATGTGCACTCCGGCCCGACATTCTCATCACGACCCGGACTCAAGGTGCCGTTCCAGTACTGGACCAGCCGCGGCTTCGCCGTTCTCGACGTCAACTTCCGTGGGTCCACCGGGTTTGGTCGTGCCTACCGTGAGCGTCTCAACGGTCACTGGGGTCAGATGGATGTTCAGGACTGCATCGACGGTGCCCAATACCTCATCGACCGCGGTCTGGTTGATCCACAGCGTATTGCGATCCGAGGTGCATCAGCCGGTGGTTTCACCGCGCTCAACGCTCTGGCATCATCCGATGTCTTTTCTGCAGGAACAGTGTTCTACGCGATGACGGATCTGCGTCGTCAAGCCGCCGACACCCACAAGTTTGAGCGGCACTACTATTCGCGTCTCTTGGGATCCGACAACGTTGATGACGCAGTGTGGGCGGATCGTTCGCCAATCAACCACATCGATTCGATCAAAGCTCCGCTGTTCATCATGCACGGCACCAATGATCACGTTGTCCCCGTGTCTCAGGCTCAGGCAATGCATGACGCCCTCGTTAAGCGAGGAAACGCCGTCGCTCTGAAGATTTACGAGGGCGAAGGCCATTCCTTCCACAAGGCTGACAACATTCGTGACGCATGGCAATCTGAGCTGGCGTTCTACCGGCAGGTCTGGGGAATGAACACGGATAATCCCACGCGTTTCGAGATCGTCAACCTGTAG
- a CDS encoding lysophospholipid acyltransferase family protein, with protein sequence MAFYQALKATGGPVLKATYHPWIRGKDNIPATGPAILASNHNAVWDSVFLPMMLDREVVFMGKADYFTGTGVKGWVTKEFMRAVGTIPVDRSGGRASEAALKAGLDRLAQGELFGIYPEGTRSPDGRLYRGKTGVARLALLSGAPVIPVAMIGTHAAQPIGQKIPSRTNIGMVIGEPLDFSRYKGLHKDRFILRAITDEIMYNLMLLSGQEYVDLYAADVKAALAEKGEFSGPVPTNGRPAPGGRVAPEVEVPTRPEEPEESEGEDSEPLEGPQE encoded by the coding sequence GTGGCGTTCTACCAGGCATTGAAAGCAACCGGCGGGCCAGTTCTGAAGGCGACCTACCACCCGTGGATCAGAGGGAAAGACAATATCCCCGCTACCGGCCCTGCGATCCTGGCGTCGAATCATAACGCCGTGTGGGATTCCGTGTTCCTCCCGATGATGCTTGATCGCGAGGTCGTTTTCATGGGGAAGGCAGACTACTTCACCGGAACCGGAGTTAAAGGGTGGGTGACGAAGGAATTCATGCGAGCTGTTGGCACGATCCCCGTTGACCGAAGCGGTGGACGCGCCTCCGAAGCAGCACTTAAAGCTGGACTGGATCGGCTCGCCCAGGGGGAACTCTTCGGCATCTACCCCGAAGGAACTCGTAGTCCCGACGGTCGGCTTTACCGAGGAAAAACAGGTGTGGCACGTCTGGCCTTGCTCTCGGGGGCTCCGGTGATTCCCGTCGCGATGATTGGGACTCACGCCGCTCAACCCATTGGCCAGAAGATTCCCTCGCGAACGAATATCGGTATGGTCATTGGTGAACCCCTTGATTTTTCACGGTACAAGGGCCTGCATAAGGACCGTTTCATTCTGCGGGCGATCACCGATGAAATCATGTACAACCTGATGTTGCTCTCGGGTCAAGAATACGTGGACCTGTACGCCGCCGATGTCAAAGCGGCGCTGGCAGAAAAAGGGGAGTTTTCGGGACCTGTGCCAACGAATGGGCGTCCTGCTCCCGGTGGTCGTGTTGCCCCGGAAGTTGAGGTGCCCACGCGTCCGGAAGAACCCGAAGAATCCGAAGGTGAAGATTCCGAGCCGCTCGAAGGACCCCAGGAATAA
- a CDS encoding pyrophosphate--fructose-6-phosphate 1-phosphotransferase: MSVRRVALLTAGGFAPCLSSAVGGLIERYNEIAPEVEIIAYQNGYHGLLTGNFVVVDDEARANAAILHRFGGSPIGNSRVKLTNVKNLVERGLVAEGENPLEKAAEQLRKDGVDVLHTIGGDDTNTTAADLAAYLEEHDYHLTVVGLPKTIDNDVVPIRQSLGAWTAAEEVSEYSQNVIGEHRSNPRMLIIHEIMGRHCGWLTAAGSKEYHEWLKTQEWVPSIGLSKERWDIHAVFLPEMALDIDAEAARLKKIMDEQGNVNIFLSEGAGVPEIIAEMEAAGVEVQRDPFGHVKLDTINPGQWFAKQFASKIEAEKVMVQKSGYFSRSSRANADDLRLIKSMTDLAVECALKGESGVIGHDEENGDRLCAIAFPRIAGGKPFDITQKWFTDMMAEIGQDVKPAAK; this comes from the coding sequence ATGTCGGTACGCCGCGTCGCCCTGCTCACCGCTGGGGGATTTGCTCCGTGTCTGTCCTCCGCCGTTGGAGGGCTGATCGAACGCTATAACGAAATTGCCCCCGAAGTTGAGATCATTGCCTACCAGAATGGCTACCACGGCCTGCTCACCGGCAACTTCGTCGTCGTTGACGACGAGGCTCGCGCAAACGCCGCGATCCTCCACCGCTTCGGTGGCTCCCCAATTGGTAACTCCCGCGTCAAGTTGACGAATGTCAAGAACCTCGTTGAGCGTGGACTGGTGGCCGAGGGCGAGAACCCTCTGGAGAAGGCTGCTGAACAGCTGCGCAAAGATGGCGTTGACGTTCTCCACACCATCGGTGGCGACGACACGAACACCACGGCTGCCGACTTGGCCGCCTACCTTGAGGAACATGACTACCACCTGACCGTCGTTGGCCTGCCCAAGACCATTGACAACGACGTTGTGCCGATCCGTCAGTCCCTGGGCGCATGGACCGCTGCGGAAGAGGTGTCCGAGTACTCACAGAACGTCATCGGTGAGCACCGTTCGAACCCCCGCATGCTGATCATCCACGAGATCATGGGACGTCACTGCGGATGGTTGACCGCTGCCGGATCCAAGGAATACCACGAGTGGCTCAAGACCCAGGAATGGGTGCCCTCCATCGGTCTGTCGAAGGAACGCTGGGACATCCACGCCGTGTTCCTGCCCGAAATGGCTTTGGATATTGACGCCGAGGCCGCTCGCTTGAAGAAGATCATGGATGAGCAGGGCAACGTCAACATCTTCCTGTCCGAAGGTGCGGGAGTTCCCGAGATCATCGCGGAGATGGAAGCTGCCGGTGTTGAGGTTCAGCGCGACCCCTTCGGCCACGTCAAGCTCGACACGATCAACCCCGGACAGTGGTTCGCCAAGCAATTCGCTTCGAAGATCGAGGCGGAAAAGGTGATGGTCCAGAAGTCCGGGTACTTCTCGCGGTCTTCGCGTGCGAACGCCGACGATCTTCGCCTGATCAAGTCGATGACTGACCTTGCCGTTGAGTGCGCCCTTAAGGGCGAGTCCGGCGTTATCGGTCACGATGAGGAGAACGGCGATCGTCTGTGCGCTATCGCGTTCCCGCGCATTGCCGGCGGTAAACCCTTCGACATCACACAGAAGTGGTTCACCGACATGATGGCCGAGATCGGCCAGGACGTGAAGCCTGCGGCGAAGTGA
- a CDS encoding DUF3000 domain-containing protein, protein MEQEALPPAFIQALLSLRDAPKNSHLRLEEVPPPKRLAPFTAALAIQSIDENHGQALTTGRLVVLHDPNSQPGWNGTFRIVAQLRSHIDPEMSTDPLLSEALWGWAAECLDIAGAGLHDLTGTVTREMSESFGGLELHGSSMNVEVRASWTPNTAELGEHLVGWTDFMCRTAGITTERFLEGV, encoded by the coding sequence GTGGAACAGGAAGCACTGCCCCCGGCATTCATTCAGGCCTTGCTTTCCCTACGTGATGCGCCGAAGAACTCCCACCTTCGCCTTGAGGAGGTTCCCCCGCCGAAGAGACTTGCACCTTTTACGGCGGCCCTGGCGATCCAATCCATTGATGAAAACCACGGCCAGGCGCTGACAACCGGACGCCTTGTTGTCCTCCACGATCCGAACTCTCAACCCGGATGGAACGGAACTTTCCGGATCGTCGCCCAGTTGCGCTCTCATATCGACCCGGAAATGAGCACGGACCCCCTGCTGTCGGAAGCACTCTGGGGATGGGCGGCGGAATGCCTCGATATCGCCGGTGCGGGACTGCATGATCTCACGGGAACGGTGACCCGGGAAATGTCCGAATCTTTCGGAGGGCTTGAACTACATGGGTCCTCGATGAATGTCGAAGTGCGGGCATCGTGGACACCGAACACCGCTGAACTGGGAGAACACCTGGTCGGATGGACGGACTTCATGTGCCGGACCGCGGGTATCACCACCGAACGTTTCCTTGAAGGAGTCTGA
- the dxs gene encoding 1-deoxy-D-xylulose-5-phosphate synthase, protein MPDNTVKENIDYPLLTRLGTPADLKGATPLELVDLSAEIRRFLISEVAKTGGHLGPNLGVVELTIALHRQFSSPVDTLLFDTGHQAYVHKLLTGRHDFSHLRERGGLSGYPSRDESVHDVIENSHASSSLAWADGISREKRRAHDPSWTVAIIGDGALTGGMAWEALNTIAASKNRRVMIVVNDNGRSYAPTIGGLAHHLDVLRTSEEYERALSWGKHKLMKLGQPGRAAYDALHGIKSGIKDALIPQAMFEDLGLKYLGPVDGHNIVAIETALSRAKMLNEPVLVHVITQKGRGYVPAEEDIADRFHAVGPIHPETGLPVAPQRFGWTAVFAEEIVNIARQREDVIAITAAMMAPVGLAPLKREMPDRVVDVGIAEQEALASAAGMAHMGAHPVVALYSTFLNRAFDQLLMDVALHRLAVTVVLDRAGITGPDGASHNGVWDLALSQIIPGMRVAAPRDEETLRRELREAIDISDGPTLVRYRKGSLPEPMPALRSVGGIDVIYEGAEDEAASSSASVASVLIVATGAFAPQSIEAASILGREGVSVRVVDPRWLLPVPEELLSLADDACVVVTVEDGIVNGGFGWAVRDLFARSGSATPVVCLGITPGFLAHAERAEILEDCGLSATGIADQIRAALASKSAPRGR, encoded by the coding sequence ATGCCTGACAACACGGTCAAAGAAAACATCGACTACCCGCTGCTGACCCGCCTGGGCACCCCGGCGGACCTCAAGGGAGCAACTCCTCTTGAACTTGTCGATCTTTCCGCAGAGATCCGCCGTTTTCTCATCTCAGAAGTTGCGAAAACCGGCGGGCATTTAGGCCCGAATCTCGGGGTCGTTGAGTTGACGATCGCGTTGCATCGCCAGTTTTCTTCACCCGTCGACACCCTCCTTTTCGACACCGGCCACCAGGCCTACGTGCACAAACTACTCACAGGGCGGCACGATTTCTCGCACCTGCGTGAACGCGGGGGATTGTCTGGCTACCCGTCGCGAGACGAATCGGTTCACGATGTCATCGAAAACTCGCACGCCTCGTCATCTCTGGCGTGGGCCGATGGAATTTCCCGAGAAAAACGTCGCGCACACGACCCGTCGTGGACGGTTGCCATCATTGGCGATGGCGCACTCACGGGGGGAATGGCGTGGGAGGCTCTGAACACGATTGCGGCCTCGAAGAACCGCCGAGTGATGATTGTGGTCAATGATAACGGCCGCTCGTACGCTCCAACGATTGGCGGTCTCGCACACCATCTGGATGTCCTGCGGACCTCGGAAGAATACGAACGCGCCTTGAGCTGGGGCAAGCACAAGCTCATGAAGCTCGGGCAACCGGGCCGCGCAGCATATGACGCCCTCCACGGCATTAAATCAGGAATCAAAGACGCGCTGATTCCGCAAGCAATGTTCGAAGACCTCGGCCTGAAGTACCTGGGTCCCGTGGACGGCCACAATATCGTCGCAATCGAAACGGCACTGTCTCGGGCGAAGATGCTCAACGAGCCCGTCCTTGTCCATGTCATCACCCAGAAGGGCCGTGGATACGTTCCAGCGGAGGAAGATATCGCCGATCGCTTCCACGCCGTAGGACCAATTCATCCGGAAACCGGCTTACCGGTTGCTCCCCAACGCTTTGGATGGACTGCGGTGTTTGCCGAGGAAATCGTTAACATTGCACGTCAACGAGAAGATGTCATTGCGATTACAGCGGCAATGATGGCTCCCGTGGGGCTGGCTCCGCTCAAGCGAGAAATGCCTGATCGTGTTGTGGATGTTGGCATCGCCGAACAGGAGGCCTTGGCTTCTGCGGCGGGGATGGCACATATGGGTGCGCACCCGGTTGTTGCCCTCTACTCAACGTTCCTCAATCGCGCATTCGATCAGCTACTCATGGACGTGGCACTCCACCGGCTCGCGGTGACGGTTGTTCTCGATCGCGCCGGGATTACCGGACCGGATGGAGCGTCCCACAATGGAGTGTGGGACCTCGCACTCAGCCAGATTATTCCGGGGATGCGGGTCGCTGCCCCTCGTGACGAGGAAACACTTCGGCGTGAACTACGTGAGGCCATCGACATTTCTGACGGGCCAACACTTGTGCGATACCGCAAAGGCTCCCTACCAGAACCGATGCCGGCTCTGCGCAGTGTCGGCGGAATTGACGTGATTTATGAGGGGGCCGAGGACGAGGCCGCGTCTTCATCTGCGTCAGTTGCCTCGGTCCTCATCGTTGCCACGGGCGCGTTCGCTCCCCAAAGCATCGAAGCCGCAAGCATTCTCGGCCGAGAAGGAGTGAGTGTCCGAGTTGTTGACCCCCGGTGGTTGTTGCCGGTCCCGGAGGAACTGCTGTCCCTTGCCGATGATGCGTGCGTGGTTGTCACGGTCGAGGACGGGATCGTCAACGGTGGTTTTGGCTGGGCGGTGCGTGATCTTTTCGCTCGATCAGGTTCAGCAACTCCCGTTGTGTGCTTAGGCATCACCCCCGGATTCCTCGCCCACGCCGAACGTGCGGAAATTTTAGAGGACTGCGGTCTCAGTGCCACGGGAATCGCCGATCAGATCAGGGCGGCGCTTGCCTCCAAGAGTGCTCCGCGTGGGCGGTGA